The Holosporales bacterium genome includes a region encoding these proteins:
- a CDS encoding TatD family hydrolase: MLIDSHCHIASCEFSSDLPDIIGRAKSSEITTMLSVCTKISDYPQMLDISKE, encoded by the coding sequence ATGCTAATAGACAGCCATTGCCACATCGCCTCTTGCGAGTTTAGTAGTGATTTGCCTGATATAATTGGTCGCGCGAAGTCAAGCGAGATTACAACCATGTTGTCTGTTTGCACAAAGATATCTGATTATCCACAAATGCTGGATATTTCAAAAGAAT